The following coding sequences lie in one Desmodus rotundus isolate HL8 chromosome 1, HLdesRot8A.1, whole genome shotgun sequence genomic window:
- the AUTS2 gene encoding autism susceptibility gene 2 protein isoform X5 → MIKSSWFYVKFKYAEKLKPGQNSCRDSDSESASGESKGFHRSSSRERLSDSSAPSSLGTGYFCDSDSDQEEKASDASSEKLFNTVIVNKDSELGVGTLPEHDSQDAGPIVPKISGLERSQEKSQDCGKEPIFEPVVLKDPCPQVPQPLPQPQAEPQPRAPSPDPDLVQRTEAPPQPPRTSTQLPQGPPEAQLQPAPKPQVQRPPRPQSPSQLLHQSLPPVQAPPSSQSLSQPLSAYNSSSLSLNSLSSSRSSTPAKTQPAPPHISHHPSASPFPLSLPNHSPLHSFTPTLQPPAHSHHPNMFAPPTALPPPPPLTSGSLQVPGHPAGSTYSEQDILRQELNTRFLASQSADRGASLGPPPYLRTEFHQHQHQHQHTHQHTHQHTFTPFPHAIPPTAIMPTPAPPMVRTPGRNFDKYPTKVDPFYRHSLFHSYPPAVSGIPPMIPPTGPFGSLQGAFQPKTSNPIDVAARPGTVPHTLLQKDPRLTDPFRPMLRKPGKWCAMHVHIAWQIYHHQQKVKKQMQSDPHKLDFGLKPEFLSRPPGPSLFGAIHHPHDLARPSTLFSAAGAAHPTGTPFGPPPHHSNFLNPAAHLEPFNRPSTFTGLAAVGGNAFGGLGNPSVTPNSMFGHKDGPSVQNFSNPHEPWNRLHRTPPSFPTPPPWLKPGELERGPSTAAHDRDRDVDKRDSSVSKDDKERESVEKRHSSHPSPAPILPVSTLGHTRSSTEQIRGHLNTEAREKDKSKERERDHAESRKDLTAEEHKAREGHPPEKDGHGHEGRAVGEEAKQLARVPSPYVRTPVVESARPNSTSSREAEQRKSEPAYENPKKSSEVKVKEERKEDHDLPTEAPQTHRSSEPPPPNSSSSVHPGPLASMPMTVGVTGIHPMNSISSLDRTRMMTPFMGISPIPGGERFPYPSFHWDPIRDPLRDPYRELDIHRRDPLGRDFLLRNDPLHRLSTPRLYEADRSFRDREPHDYNHHHHHHHHPLSVDPRREHERGGHLDERERLHMLREDYEHTRLHPVHPASLDGHLPHPSLITPGLPSMHYPRISPTAGHQNGLLNKTPPTAALSAPPPLISTLGGRPVSPRRTTPLSAEIRERPPSHTLKDIEAR, encoded by the exons ATTCTGAGTTAGGTGTTGGCACGCTACCAGAACACGACAGCCAGGATGCAGGGCCAATTGTCCCCAAGATATCTGGTCTAGAGAGAAGCCAGGAGAAGAGCCAAGACTGTGGCAAAGAGCCGATTTTTGAGCCCGTGGTGCTTAAAGACCCCTGCCCTCAGGTCCCACAGCCGCTACCCCAGCCCCAGGCGGAGCCCCAGCCCCGAGCTCCTTCTCCGGACCCTGACTTGGTGCAGCGCACAGAGGCCCCGCCTCAGCCCCCACGTACGAGCACACAGCTGCCACAGGGCCCCCCAGAGGCCCAGCTTCAGCCGGCGCCAAAGCCTCAGGTGCAGAGGCCACCGCGGCCACAGTCCCCCAGCCAGCTGCTCCATCAGAGCCTCCCACCTGTGCAGGCCCCGCCCTCGTCTCAGAGCCTCTCCCAGCCGCTGTCAGCCTACAACAGCAGCAGCTTAAGCCTCAACAGTTTAAG cagcagcagaagcagcaccCCAGCGAAGACTCAGCCAGCCCCTCCACACATCTCCCACCACCCCTCAGCCTCCCCATTTCCCCTTTCACTGCCCAACCACAGCCCGCTGCACAGCTTCAcgcccaccctccagccccccgCACACTCCCATCACCCCAATATGTTTGCCCCTCCCactgctctgcctcctccaccaccactgaCATCAGGGAGTCTGCAGGTCCCCGGACACCCGGCCGGGAGCACTTACTCAG AGCAAGACATCCTGCGACAGGAACTGAACACACGTTTCCTGGCCTCTCAGAGTGCTGACCGCGGGGCGTCCCTGGGCCCCCCGCCCTACCTACGGACCGAGttccaccagcaccagcaccagcaccagcacacGCACCAGCACACGCACCAGCACACCTTCACGCCCTTCCCCCACGCCATCCCGCCCACCGCCATCATGCCGACGCCAGCACCTCCCATGGTGCGTACCCCAGGCAGAAAT TTTGACAAATACCCTACAAAAGTTGACCCATTCTACCGGCACAGT CTCTTCCATTCCTACCCACCTGCAGTATCGGGCATCCCCCCTATGATTCCACCCACTGGACCTTTTGGTTCACTACAAGGAGCATTTCAGCCGAAG ACCTCCAACCCTATCGATGTCGCTGCTCGACCTGGGACAGTCCCGCACACTCTACTCCAAAAGGACCCGAGG TTGACAGATCCTTTCAGACCTATGTTAAGG AAACCAGGGAAGTGGTGTGCTATGCATGTTCACATTGCCTGGCAGATCTACCATCACCAACAGAAAGTCAAG AAACAAATGCAGTCAGACCCACATAAACTGGACTTCGGACTGAAACCCGAGTTCCTGAGCCGTCCTCCAGGCCCCAGTCTCTTTGGAGCCATCCACCACCCCCATGACCTGGCACGGCCTTCGACTTTGTTCTCCGCCGCTG GTGCTGCACACCCGACTGGGACCCCTTTCGGGCCACCTCCTCATCACAGCAACTTCCTCAACCCTGCTGCCCACCTAG AGCCTTTCAATCGGCCATCTACCTTCACTGGCCTTGCAGCAGTTGGTGGCAATGCCTTCGGGGGACTTGGAAATCCTTCAGTTA CACCCAACTCAATGTTCGGCCACAAGGATGGCCCCAGTGTGCAGAACTTTAGCAACCCTCACGAGCCCTGGAACCGGCTGCACCGAACGCCTCCGTCGTTCCCGACCCCTCCGCCCTGGCTGAAGCCAGGGGAGCTGGAGCGTGGCCCGTCCACTGCAGCTCATGACAGAGATAGAGATGTAGATAAACGAGACTCATCCGTTAGTAAAGATGACAAAGAAAG gGAAAGTGTTGAGAAAAGACACTCCAGCCACCCTTCACCAGCACCTATCCTCCCGGTGAGCACCCTGGGACACACCCGCAGCTCCACTGAACAGATCAGGGGTCATTTGAACACTGAGGCtcgagagaaagacaaatccaaAGAGAGGGAGCGGGACCATGCGGAGTCCCGGAAGGACCTGACCGCGGAGGAGCACAAGGCGAGGGAGGGCCACCCGCCCGAGAAGGATGGCCATGGCCACGAAGGGCGAGCCGTGGGCGAAGAGGCCAAGCAGCTGGCCCGAGTGCCGTCGCCCTACGTGCGGACCCCTGTCGTGGAGAGTGCCAGGCCCAACAGCACCTCGAGCCGTGAGGCTGAGCAGCGCAAGAGCGAGCCAGCCTACGAGAACCCCAAGAAGAGCTCAGAGGTCAAGGTGAAGGAGGAGCGCAAGGAAGACCATGACCTCCCAACGGAGGCCCCCCAGACCCACCGGTCCTCGGAGCCGCCTCCTCCGAACTCCTCGTCCAGTGTGCACCCGGGGCCCTTGGCCTCCATGCCCATGACAGTGGGGGTGACGGGCATCCACCCCATGAACAGCATCAGCAGCCTGGACAGGACTCGCATGATGACTCCCTTCATGGGCATCAGCCCCATCCCAGGCGGAGAGAGGTTCCCCTATCCTTCTTTCCACTGGGACCCCATCCGGGACCCTTTGAGGGATCCCTACCGAGAACTGGACATTCACCGGAGAGACCCTCTGGGCAGGGACTTTCTGCTAAGGAACGACCCTCTCCACCGTCTCTCGACCCCGCGGCTGTACGAAGCTGACCGCTCCTTCAGGGACAGGGAGCCTCATGAttacaaccaccaccaccaccaccaccaccaccctctgtCTGTGGACCCTCGGAGGGAACACGAGCGAGGAGGTCACCTGGACGAGCGGGAGCGTTTGCACATGCTCAGAGAGGACTATGAGCACACACGGCTCCACCCTGTGCACCCGGCCTCCCTCGATGGacatctgccccaccccagcctcatcACTCCGGGGCTCCCCAGCATGCACTACCCCAGAATCAGCCCCACCGCGGGGCACCAGAACGGACTCCTCAACAAGACCCCTCCCACGGCAGCGCTGAGCGCGCCTCCCCCTCTCATTTCTACGCTGGGGGGCCGCCCGGTCTCCCCCAGAAGGACTACTCCTCTGTCTGCAGAGATAAGGGAGAGGCCCCCTTCCCACACTCTGAAGGATATCGAAGCTCGATAA